The following coding sequences are from one Bradyrhizobium sp. 200 window:
- a CDS encoding hydrogenase small subunit — protein MGAATETFYSVIRRQGITRRSFHNFCSLTATSLGLGPLAASRIANALETKPRVPVIWMHGLECTCCSESFIRSAHPLVKDAVLSMISLDYDDTIMAAAGHQAEAILEETRAKHKGQYILAVEGNPPLNEGGMFCIDGGKPFVEKLKMMAEDAMAIIAWGACASWGCVQAAKPNPTQATPIDKVIANKSIIKVPGCPPIAEVMTGVVTFITTFGKLPELDRQGRPKMFYSQRIHDKCYRRPHFDAGQFVEEWDDEAARKGYCLYKMGCKGPTTYNACSTVRWNGGVSFPIQSGHGCIGCSEDGFWDKGSFYDRLTNIKQFGIEKNADQIGMVAAGAVGAAVAAHAAVTAVKRLAGKREDAHHTS, from the coding sequence ATGGGCGCGGCGACGGAAACGTTTTACAGCGTGATCAGGCGACAAGGTATCACGCGTCGGAGCTTTCACAATTTTTGCAGCCTGACTGCGACGAGTCTCGGCCTCGGGCCGCTGGCGGCGAGCCGCATCGCGAACGCGCTCGAGACCAAGCCCCGCGTGCCGGTGATCTGGATGCACGGCCTCGAATGCACCTGCTGTTCCGAGAGCTTCATTCGTTCCGCGCACCCGCTGGTGAAGGATGCCGTGCTCTCGATGATCTCGCTCGACTATGACGACACCATCATGGCGGCCGCAGGCCACCAGGCGGAGGCGATCCTCGAAGAGACCCGCGCCAAGCACAAAGGGCAATACATTCTCGCGGTGGAAGGCAATCCGCCGCTGAACGAAGGCGGCATGTTCTGCATCGACGGCGGCAAGCCGTTCGTCGAGAAGCTGAAGATGATGGCGGAGGATGCGATGGCGATCATCGCCTGGGGCGCTTGCGCCTCGTGGGGCTGCGTGCAGGCGGCCAAGCCCAATCCGACGCAGGCGACGCCCATCGACAAGGTCATCGCCAACAAGTCGATCATCAAGGTGCCGGGATGCCCCCCGATCGCCGAAGTGATGACCGGCGTCGTCACCTTCATCACCACTTTCGGCAAATTGCCCGAGCTCGACCGTCAGGGCCGGCCGAAGATGTTTTACTCGCAGCGCATCCACGACAAGTGCTACCGGCGGCCGCATTTCGACGCCGGCCAGTTTGTCGAGGAGTGGGACGACGAGGCGGCGCGCAAGGGCTATTGTCTCTACAAGATGGGCTGCAAGGGCCCGACCACCTACAACGCCTGCTCGACCGTGCGCTGGAATGGCGGCGTCTCCTTCCCGATCCAGTCGGGCCATGGCTGCATCGGCTGCTCGGAAGACGGATTCTGGGACAAGGGTTCGTTCTACGACCGTCTCACCAACATCAAGCAGTTCGGCATCGAGAAGAACGCCGACCAGATCGGCATGGTGGCGGCCGGAGCCGTCGGTGCGGCAGTCGCCGCGCATGCAGCGGTGACCGCGGTGAAGCGGCTCGCCGGCAAGCGCGAAGACGCGCACCACACCAGCTAA
- a CDS encoding pyridoxal-phosphate dependent enzyme — translation MNSTSSSPVNAIAAELGGLDPAYAPTPLLNLPALAERLGVAQVLAKDEGRRMLGSFKSLGGTYAGLRALARASRMQMADLLAARPKGQPTLVCASDGNHGLAVAAAARFAGAPARVFLHEGVPNARARRIENQGAEIVWVPGTYDNAVDAAAAAACQGAGILVADTTDDPNDPVVCDVMAGYGVTAAEIRDQVDFAGHGRPTHVFIQAGVGGLAAAIAEGLSGWLAPPGCIVTVEPETAACLAPALAAGRPIRVMGDLRTSAEMLSCGQASAPAVAVLRRHGARAITVPEAELVDAVRVLSAHDGLATTPSGAAGLAGAMAALADPSHTSDLGLDRSSRILVLLTERAWEDRT, via the coding sequence ATGAACAGCACCTCTTCTTCACCAGTCAATGCGATCGCAGCCGAGCTTGGCGGCCTCGATCCCGCATACGCGCCGACGCCACTCCTGAACCTTCCGGCGCTTGCGGAGCGGCTCGGAGTGGCGCAGGTGCTAGCGAAAGACGAGGGCCGCCGCATGCTCGGCAGCTTCAAGTCGCTTGGTGGCACCTATGCCGGGTTGCGCGCGCTCGCCCGGGCCTCGCGCATGCAAATGGCCGACCTTCTCGCGGCCCGACCTAAGGGGCAGCCGACCCTGGTCTGCGCCAGTGACGGTAATCACGGGCTCGCGGTAGCTGCCGCCGCGCGCTTTGCCGGGGCGCCCGCCCGCGTGTTCCTGCACGAGGGCGTGCCAAACGCGCGCGCGCGCCGCATCGAGAATCAGGGTGCCGAGATCGTGTGGGTGCCGGGCACTTACGACAATGCAGTTGATGCGGCCGCAGCCGCGGCCTGCCAAGGCGCCGGCATTCTCGTCGCCGACACGACCGACGATCCGAACGACCCCGTCGTTTGCGACGTCATGGCGGGATACGGCGTCACGGCGGCGGAAATCCGCGATCAGGTAGATTTCGCCGGCCACGGGCGTCCGACGCACGTCTTTATACAAGCTGGTGTCGGCGGACTCGCCGCTGCCATCGCCGAGGGCCTCTCGGGCTGGCTGGCACCTCCGGGATGCATCGTGACGGTCGAGCCGGAAACCGCCGCGTGTCTTGCGCCCGCGCTCGCGGCCGGTCGCCCGATTCGGGTGATGGGCGATCTCCGAACATCCGCGGAGATGCTCTCCTGCGGCCAGGCGAGTGCGCCCGCCGTTGCGGTGCTCAGGCGTCACGGCGCTCGGGCCATCACCGTGCCCGAGGCGGAATTGGTGGATGCTGTCCGCGTACTCTCCGCCCACGATGGCCTCGCCACCACGCCGTCCGGTGCAGCGGGCCTGGCGGGTGCCATGGCTGCCCTCGCAGACCCGAGCCATACAAGCGATCTCGGACTCGACCGGTCGAGCCGCATTCTCGTCCTCCTCACCGAACGCGCCTGGGAGGACCGAACGTGA